One Nicotiana tomentosiformis chromosome 4, ASM39032v3, whole genome shotgun sequence genomic window carries:
- the LOC138910289 gene encoding uncharacterized protein: MNEVGTLSLFNEAQQALNRINQLEFEFKEQAQKKDMYKLRSEQQGGAMKDLQAELDRAQKEASTLRRKHADLVEKVKVFEVKNDELAKYQPADLVEMNEVQAMADGWKSKMDLLASKKETAQANLASVEVQLRVAKEKADKWSQLNDDLREQLSLAVVERDTLGREYVVMKSKLDTTSADAKEMVAQYKADVEEIEMVRGQERAEREANKPRGQGGFSGAPQGGQFQQGQFQQSQSSFSALPAQASHYAPPAQLDSLIS, from the exons ATGAATGAAGTAGGCACATTGAGTCTCTTCAATGAGGCGCAGCAGGCACTTAACCGG ATCAACCAGCTTGAGTTCGAGTTCAAGGAGCAGGCTCAAAAGAAGGATATGTACAAGCTCCGCAGTGAGCAACAAGGCGGGGCCATGAAGGATCTTCAGGCCGAGCTAGATAGGGCTCAGAAGGAAGCTTCGACCCTGAGGCGGAAACATGCCGACCTGGtcgaaaaggtaaaggtctttgaagttaAAAACGATGAGCTAGCAAAATACCAACCTGCCGACCTGGTTGAAATGAACGAGGTCCAAGCCATGGCTGATGGGTGGAAAAGCAAAATGGACTTGCTGGCTTCGAAGAAGGAAACCGCCCAGGCAAATCTGGCATCAGTAGAGGTCCAACTTCGGGTGGCAAAGGAGAAAGCGGACAAATGGTCCCAGTTGAATGATGACCTCCGAGAACAGTTGAGCTTGGCTGTCGTAGAGCGGGACACCCTCGGTAGAGAGTATGTGGTAATGAAGTCCAAGTTGGATACAACTTCTGCCGACGCcaaagagatggtggcccaatacaaaGCCGACGTTGAAGAA attgagatggttcgaggtcaggagagggctgagagggaggctaataagcctcgtggtcagggtggtttcagtggtgctcctcaggGAGGTCAGTTTCAGCAGGGCCAGTTTCAGCAGAGTCAGTCATCATTTAGTGCATTGCCAGCGCAGGCTTCTCATTATGCCCCGCCTGCTCAG TTAGATAGTTtaatttcttag